In a single window of the Deltaproteobacteria bacterium genome:
- a CDS encoding DUF2378 family protein: MSVVPSPPSAANRATHAGDEFVFASAVEGLYLRALKGRITPELTDALRGLGLDIDHVLPAYALETWEHSLRVTCAQLFPDKSLEEAMAELGRMLIAGYQQTAIGKAIFPLMRILGPARVLARMSRNFQSGNNYTDTRVTQAAPNEALLWFNRVIQPAFYRGILEAGLTAAGAKELTVELGEREGEGFTFRIRWT, translated from the coding sequence ATGTCGGTCGTCCCCAGCCCGCCGAGCGCGGCGAACCGGGCCACGCACGCAGGCGACGAGTTCGTGTTCGCCTCGGCCGTGGAGGGCCTCTACCTGCGCGCGCTCAAGGGCCGGATCACGCCCGAGCTCACCGATGCGCTCCGCGGCCTGGGCCTCGACATCGACCACGTGCTGCCCGCGTACGCCCTGGAGACCTGGGAGCACAGCCTGCGCGTGACCTGCGCGCAGCTCTTCCCCGACAAGTCGCTCGAGGAGGCCATGGCCGAGCTCGGGCGCATGCTCATCGCGGGCTACCAGCAGACGGCCATCGGCAAGGCGATCTTCCCGCTAATGCGCATCCTCGGGCCCGCGCGCGTGCTCGCGCGCATGAGCCGCAACTTCCAGAGCGGCAACAACTACACCGACACGCGCGTGACCCAGGCGGCGCCGAACGAGGCGCTGCTCTGGTTCAACCGGGTGATCCAGCCAGCGTTCTACCGGGGAATCCTCGAGGCGGGCCTGACCGCGGCGGGCGCGAAGGAGCTGACGGTTGAGCTCGGCGAGCGCGAAGGCGAAGGCTTCACGTTCCGCATCCGCTGGACCTGA
- the glnD gene encoding [protein-PII] uridylyltransferase, with protein MSLDLTHELPLPVPPQGSYHDHLAALPHFLAGPESGRGARAADYLAKARAFVADLHAKGASGQTIVRLTTAAMDALVKGLFDALVADMAPQSPLTLVALGGYGRKELAPRSDLDLMLLRPAGRKSEAPAQRLAERLLYLLWDLKLEVGWSLRTPAECADAADDDHTARTALLDLRFLAGDTENHVRLEEAVLGDIARGKAERFIADKISEVRARRQKFGDSVYLLEPNLKQGEGGLRDLQAALWIALARFGTRGLTELQAKSVLPAREVTALRAARDWLWRVRNQLHLTTSRKEDRLTFDLQEAMAQALRYPAGQAGLPVEQFMRDYYLCARHVKLAADALIERCEDAFKPAKRARKPLDKEFAALGEKLAVQDESLFAREPLSMVRAFAVADAEGRALDPATRDRISAELSRLATPDVRREGTKLLATLMARPGTLGGFLSTMHELGVLGALVPEFGRVTALRQHDLYHVYTVDAHSLAAVRRLYALRAGELLESQPELTLSMQELERPLPLYLGMLFHDAGKGMGGNHSERGVELVHAVAERMGLLSEEREDAEFLVRYHLLMSHTSQRRDITDPSLVADFAKQVGTPRRLRLLYLLTYADICSVGPTTWTEWKGRLLRELNERAQAALTGAGPEETSLARYMELRDAAAARLMSAGAADAFDEVERFLRCMPYRYLAVATPPRVVRDLKLMRRTAKGPLGVLLLQRRDRSATTLSLTASDRAGLLADFAGVLAAHNLGILAADVFSSRSGPGAPPRALDVFEVRGPQGDALTRERFAEVKKDLLRVLTGAETVEQVLKRRHGTRLQPRKAPRVATRVAVDNQASRDFTVIDIVAEDRVGLLYAITSALAKAGLDVHAARVATEANRAIDAFYVRRAGKRVVDPAEVAAIEAQLRAAVEPTS; from the coding sequence ATGTCGCTCGACCTCACGCACGAGCTGCCGCTGCCCGTGCCGCCGCAGGGCTCGTACCACGACCACCTCGCGGCGCTGCCGCACTTCCTCGCCGGCCCGGAGTCGGGGCGCGGCGCGCGCGCGGCCGACTACCTGGCCAAGGCCCGCGCGTTCGTGGCCGACCTGCATGCGAAGGGCGCCTCGGGGCAGACCATCGTGCGGCTCACGACGGCCGCGATGGATGCGCTCGTCAAGGGCCTCTTCGACGCCCTCGTGGCCGACATGGCCCCGCAGAGCCCGCTCACGCTCGTGGCACTCGGCGGCTATGGACGCAAGGAGCTCGCGCCGCGGAGCGATCTGGATTTGATGTTGCTGCGTCCGGCAGGCCGAAAGTCGGAAGCGCCGGCGCAGCGGCTCGCGGAGCGACTGCTGTATCTGCTCTGGGACTTGAAGCTCGAGGTCGGGTGGAGCCTGCGCACGCCGGCCGAGTGCGCCGACGCCGCCGACGACGATCACACCGCGCGCACGGCGCTGCTCGATCTGCGCTTCCTCGCGGGCGACACCGAGAACCACGTTCGGCTCGAGGAAGCCGTGCTCGGCGACATCGCGCGCGGAAAGGCCGAGCGCTTCATCGCCGACAAGATCTCCGAAGTTCGCGCGCGCCGGCAGAAGTTCGGCGACTCCGTGTACCTGCTCGAGCCGAACTTGAAGCAAGGCGAAGGTGGCTTGCGCGATCTGCAGGCCGCGCTGTGGATTGCCTTGGCGCGCTTTGGCACGCGTGGGCTCACCGAGCTGCAGGCGAAGTCGGTGCTGCCTGCGCGCGAGGTGACCGCGCTCCGCGCCGCGCGCGACTGGCTCTGGCGCGTGCGAAACCAGCTCCACCTCACCACGTCGCGAAAAGAAGATCGGCTCACGTTCGATCTTCAAGAGGCGATGGCCCAGGCGCTGCGCTATCCCGCTGGCCAGGCGGGGCTGCCGGTCGAGCAGTTCATGCGCGACTACTACCTGTGCGCGCGCCACGTGAAGCTCGCGGCCGACGCGCTCATCGAGCGCTGCGAGGACGCGTTCAAGCCCGCCAAGCGCGCGCGCAAGCCGCTCGACAAAGAATTTGCAGCGCTCGGCGAAAAGCTCGCGGTGCAAGACGAGTCGCTCTTCGCGCGCGAGCCGCTGTCGATGGTGCGCGCGTTCGCCGTGGCCGACGCCGAGGGCCGCGCGCTCGATCCCGCGACGCGCGATCGCATCTCGGCCGAGCTCTCGCGGCTCGCCACGCCCGACGTCCGGCGAGAGGGCACGAAGCTCTTGGCCACGCTGATGGCTCGACCCGGAACGCTCGGCGGGTTCTTGAGCACCATGCACGAGCTGGGCGTGCTCGGCGCGCTCGTGCCGGAGTTCGGCCGCGTGACCGCGCTGCGGCAGCACGACCTGTACCACGTGTACACCGTCGACGCGCACTCGCTGGCCGCGGTGCGCCGCCTCTATGCGCTGCGCGCGGGCGAGCTGCTCGAGAGCCAGCCCGAGCTGACGCTGTCCATGCAGGAGCTGGAGCGGCCGCTGCCGCTGTATCTCGGCATGCTCTTCCACGACGCGGGCAAGGGCATGGGCGGCAACCACTCCGAGCGCGGCGTGGAGCTGGTGCACGCCGTGGCCGAGCGCATGGGCCTCTTGAGCGAGGAGCGCGAGGACGCGGAGTTCCTCGTCCGCTACCACCTCTTGATGAGCCACACCTCGCAGCGCCGCGACATCACCGATCCGTCGCTCGTCGCCGACTTCGCCAAGCAGGTGGGCACGCCGCGGCGGCTGCGGCTGCTCTATTTGCTGACCTATGCAGATATCTGCTCCGTCGGACCGACGACCTGGACCGAGTGGAAAGGGCGCCTGCTGCGCGAGCTGAACGAGCGCGCCCAGGCCGCGCTCACCGGCGCCGGGCCCGAGGAGACCAGCCTCGCGCGCTACATGGAGCTTCGCGACGCGGCAGCCGCGCGGCTCATGTCGGCGGGGGCAGCCGACGCGTTCGACGAGGTCGAGCGATTTCTGCGCTGCATGCCGTATCGCTACCTCGCCGTGGCCACACCGCCACGCGTGGTGCGCGACTTGAAGCTCATGCGCCGCACCGCGAAGGGGCCGCTCGGCGTGCTGCTCTTGCAGCGACGGGATCGCTCCGCGACGACGCTCAGCCTCACGGCGTCCGATCGCGCGGGCCTGCTCGCCGACTTCGCGGGCGTGCTCGCGGCGCACAACCTGGGCATCCTCGCGGCCGACGTCTTCAGCTCGCGCAGCGGCCCAGGCGCGCCGCCGCGGGCGCTCGACGTCTTCGAGGTGCGCGGGCCCCAGGGCGACGCGCTCACCCGCGAGCGCTTCGCCGAGGTGAAGAAGGACCTGCTGCGCGTGCTCACCGGCGCGGAGACCGTGGAGCAGGTGCTCAAGCGCCGGCACGGGACGAGGCTGCAGCCGCGGAAGGCGCCGCGGGTGGCCACGCGCGTCGCCGTGGACAACCAGGCCTCGCGCGACTTCACGGTCATCGACATCGTCGCCGAGGATCGGGTGGGCCTGCTCTACGCCATCACCTCTGCGCTCGCGAAGGCCGGCCTCGACGTGCACGCCGCGCGCGTGGCCACCGAGGCCAACCGCGCCATCGACGCCTTCTACGTGCGCCGCGCGGGCAAGCGCGTGGTCGACCCGGCGGAGGTCGCGGCAATCGAGGCCCAGCTTCGCGCGGCCGTCGAGCCCACGAGCTGA
- a CDS encoding N-acetylmuramoyl-L-alanine amidase, giving the protein MLRRLVLMLTSVLCTAVTRPALAKSKPKPEGKSVASTQALEAAKRDWQELKHDRKRSRFRAPWLKVAAEFAAVAKRYPTSPEAPKALFDAGELYEDLSRISWIQDDVDAAVALYGRLGKDFPKDALADDAHLALARIALNRKNDADTARAELKTILKSYPRGDMAPQAKTMLAQLKKGDESPREEVEKPAKVEVAKAEPKVAPKPEPKVVEAKGAEPKAEKAQKDAAPSVKVTEVEWADAQPAKVPQKAPPIVDAAAVDGQVGADAIDMDDENDSPTPEASTRPLTSIKLAGADKGKLAAIASAMKSSDDDLPLSAQMGLKVRRVVIDAGHGGHDTGAVGPTGVKEKDVTLSVAKKLAEKLKAQGLEVFMTRTTDRFVSLENRAAFANEQHADLFISVHCNAATQRTLHGVETYSLNISSDRYAVRLAARENASSERSIGDLQFMLADLATRANTADSRELASLVQRSVVEGLRTRFGKVRDLGTKEALFYVLLGTRMPAVLVEGSFISNPEEEKRLEDGAFQEQLAGSIASGVERFVGDRAALATAGLP; this is encoded by the coding sequence ATGCTGCGTCGCCTCGTTCTCATGCTGACCTCGGTGCTGTGCACGGCGGTCACACGGCCTGCGCTCGCGAAGAGCAAGCCCAAGCCCGAGGGAAAGTCGGTCGCGTCGACGCAGGCGCTGGAGGCAGCCAAGCGCGACTGGCAGGAGCTCAAGCACGATCGCAAGCGCAGCCGCTTCCGCGCGCCGTGGCTCAAGGTCGCCGCCGAGTTCGCGGCAGTGGCCAAGCGCTATCCCACCTCGCCCGAGGCGCCCAAGGCGCTCTTCGACGCGGGCGAGCTCTACGAAGATCTCTCGCGCATCTCCTGGATCCAGGACGACGTGGACGCCGCGGTGGCCCTCTACGGGCGCCTGGGCAAGGACTTCCCCAAGGACGCGCTCGCCGACGACGCGCACCTCGCGCTCGCGCGCATCGCCCTCAACCGCAAGAACGACGCGGACACGGCGCGCGCCGAGCTGAAGACCATCCTCAAGAGCTATCCGCGCGGGGACATGGCGCCGCAAGCGAAGACCATGCTCGCCCAGCTCAAGAAGGGCGACGAGTCGCCGCGCGAAGAGGTCGAGAAGCCGGCGAAGGTGGAGGTCGCGAAGGCAGAGCCCAAGGTCGCGCCCAAGCCCGAGCCCAAGGTCGTCGAGGCCAAGGGGGCCGAGCCCAAGGCAGAGAAGGCGCAGAAGGACGCCGCGCCGAGCGTGAAGGTCACGGAGGTGGAGTGGGCGGACGCGCAGCCGGCGAAGGTGCCGCAGAAGGCGCCGCCGATCGTCGACGCGGCCGCGGTGGACGGCCAGGTGGGCGCCGACGCCATCGACATGGACGACGAGAACGACTCGCCCACGCCCGAGGCGTCGACGCGGCCGCTCACGTCCATCAAGCTCGCGGGCGCGGACAAGGGCAAGCTCGCGGCGATCGCATCGGCCATGAAGAGCAGCGACGACGATCTGCCGCTCTCCGCGCAGATGGGTCTCAAGGTGCGCCGCGTGGTCATCGACGCGGGCCATGGCGGTCACGACACGGGCGCGGTGGGCCCGACGGGCGTGAAGGAGAAGGACGTGACGCTCTCCGTGGCCAAGAAGCTCGCGGAGAAGCTCAAGGCCCAGGGGCTCGAGGTCTTCATGACCCGGACCACGGATCGCTTCGTCTCCCTCGAGAACCGCGCCGCCTTCGCCAACGAGCAGCACGCCGATCTCTTCATCAGCGTGCACTGCAACGCCGCCACCCAGCGCACCCTGCACGGCGTGGAGACCTACTCGCTCAACATCTCCAGCGATCGCTACGCGGTGCGCCTGGCTGCGCGCGAGAATGCGTCGAGTGAGCGCAGCATCGGCGATCTGCAGTTCATGCTCGCCGACCTCGCCACCCGCGCGAACACCGCCGACTCCCGCGAGCTCGCCAGCCTGGTGCAGCGCAGCGTGGTCGAGGGCCTGCGCACCCGCTTCGGCAAGGTGCGCGACCTGGGCACGAAGGAGGCGCTCTTCTACGTGCTCCTCGGCACGCGCATGCCGGCGGTGCTGGTGGAGGGCTCGTTCATCTCCAACCCGGAAGAAGAGAAGCGCCTCGAGGACGGCGCGTTCCAGGAGCAGCTCGCGGGCAGCATCGCCTCGGGCGTGGAGCGCTTCGTCGGCGACCGCGCCGCGCTGGCCACGGCCGGCTTGCCCTGA
- a CDS encoding ATP-grasp domain-containing protein, translated as MLRIGVVTAFPSEDWHSARLIAAVGEQGAKAVVIDPATFALGLSGHGLDVTSGARSVLDLDALLLARGLSPRGDGDLQFEAYHQLVALGQPQVNCIGALLTAQDKLRASCLFARAGVPTPETRMVQTEPEALSALADLRWAVVKPRFGSLGNGMVRLRDDTRGRMRMRELLEKEGGLYLQRFISTGGEDYRVFVVAGRPVAAVRRRARRREWRTNLAQGGMAEPLSPPAQLARTAVAAAKAVGLAYTAVDVVATSRGYFVLEVNGHPNFEMAWDSCRIDVGELIAAHVLTRARAWRKVARGRELRRRRAPTSLGRDNRRSGWAAAPLA; from the coding sequence GTGTTGCGCATCGGCGTGGTGACGGCGTTTCCCAGCGAGGACTGGCACTCTGCGCGGCTCATCGCCGCGGTGGGTGAGCAGGGCGCCAAGGCGGTGGTCATCGACCCGGCGACCTTCGCGCTCGGCCTCTCCGGCCACGGGCTCGACGTCACCAGCGGCGCCCGGAGCGTCCTCGACCTCGACGCCCTCCTGCTGGCGCGCGGGCTCAGCCCCCGCGGCGACGGGGATCTCCAGTTCGAGGCCTACCACCAGCTGGTGGCGCTCGGTCAGCCGCAGGTGAACTGCATCGGCGCGCTGCTCACCGCCCAGGACAAGCTCCGGGCGAGCTGCCTCTTCGCCCGCGCCGGCGTGCCCACCCCCGAGACGCGCATGGTGCAGACCGAGCCCGAGGCCCTCTCGGCGCTCGCCGACCTGCGCTGGGCGGTGGTCAAGCCGCGCTTCGGCTCGCTGGGCAACGGCATGGTGCGCCTGCGCGACGACACCCGGGGGCGAATGCGCATGCGCGAGCTCCTCGAGAAAGAGGGCGGGCTCTATCTGCAGCGCTTCATCTCCACGGGCGGAGAGGACTACCGGGTCTTCGTGGTGGCCGGCCGGCCGGTGGCGGCCGTGCGGCGACGCGCGCGGCGGCGCGAGTGGCGAACGAACCTCGCCCAGGGCGGCATGGCCGAGCCCCTCTCGCCGCCGGCCCAGCTGGCGCGGACGGCGGTGGCCGCGGCCAAGGCGGTGGGCCTCGCGTACACCGCGGTGGACGTGGTGGCCACCTCGCGCGGCTACTTCGTCCTGGAAGTGAACGGACACCCCAACTTCGAGATGGCCTGGGACAGCTGCCGCATCGACGTGGGCGAGCTCATCGCCGCGCACGTGCTGACGCGTGCGCGCGCGTGGCGCAAGGTCGCCCGCGGCCGCGAGCTGCGCCGACGCAGGGCCCCAACGTCCTTGGGAAGGGACAACCGAAGGAGCGGATGGGCCGCGGCCCCATTGGCGTAG
- the ggt gene encoding gamma-glutamyltransferase: MRPSLLAASLAIVVAPFHAFAAANDPVRAKHGMVASSSGEASEAGVEILKAGGNAVDAAVAVALALAVTHPSAGNLGGGGFMLVRMADGKSTTIDYREVAPKAATRDMYLDAQGNVLPDASTNGYRAVGVPGTVAGLELALSKYGTKSWAAVSAPAIRLAKKGFVLSKPLADELREQAPRFAPFPESKRIWNRDGKFYEEGERFTQPELGKTLERLAKVGPRDFYTGQIATLIDADMKRGGGLVTKDDLAAYRPKERAPLTGTYRGYDVLTMPPPSSGGATLLQELNILEFYDLAKIGANGSQADHLMLEAMRRAFADRALFFGDPDFVDVPVAALTSKDYAAKQRATIVADKATPSSAFAAGRKPPVEGPHTTHFTVVDAKGNVVSNTFTLNMGFGSGVTVAGAGFLLNDEMDDFTSKPGVPNGFGLIQGEANAIAPGKRPLSSMTPTVLLKDGKPYLVLGSPGGPTIINTVLQVILGVVDFHRDVEAAVAAPRLHQQWMPDVVFDEIDGLAPDTERALTSMGYVVKQSPWGVMGDCEAVMIEPGTGMRLGASDPRGSDARAVGY, from the coding sequence ATGCGCCCTTCCCTGCTCGCTGCCTCACTCGCGATCGTCGTCGCGCCGTTTCACGCGTTCGCCGCCGCCAACGATCCCGTCCGCGCGAAGCACGGGATGGTCGCGTCGTCGAGCGGCGAGGCCAGCGAGGCCGGCGTGGAGATCCTCAAGGCGGGCGGCAACGCGGTGGACGCGGCCGTGGCGGTGGCGCTCGCGCTCGCGGTGACGCACCCGTCCGCGGGAAACCTCGGCGGCGGCGGCTTCATGCTCGTTCGGATGGCCGACGGCAAGAGCACCACCATCGACTACCGCGAGGTGGCGCCCAAGGCGGCCACGCGCGACATGTACCTCGACGCCCAGGGCAACGTGCTCCCCGACGCATCGACCAACGGCTATCGCGCGGTCGGCGTGCCCGGAACCGTCGCAGGCCTGGAGCTCGCGCTCTCGAAGTACGGCACCAAGAGCTGGGCCGCCGTGTCCGCGCCGGCGATTCGCCTGGCCAAGAAGGGCTTCGTGCTCTCCAAGCCGCTCGCCGATGAGCTCCGCGAGCAGGCGCCCCGCTTCGCGCCCTTCCCCGAGAGCAAGCGCATCTGGAACCGCGACGGCAAGTTCTACGAGGAAGGCGAGCGGTTCACGCAGCCCGAGCTGGGCAAGACCCTCGAGCGCCTGGCGAAGGTCGGCCCGCGCGACTTCTACACCGGACAGATCGCCACGCTCATCGACGCGGACATGAAGCGCGGCGGCGGCCTGGTCACGAAGGACGACCTCGCGGCGTACAGGCCCAAGGAGCGCGCGCCGCTCACGGGCACGTATCGCGGCTACGACGTGCTCACCATGCCGCCGCCGAGCTCTGGCGGCGCCACGCTCCTGCAAGAGCTCAACATCCTCGAGTTCTACGACCTGGCGAAGATCGGCGCGAACGGCTCGCAGGCGGATCACCTGATGCTCGAGGCCATGCGCCGCGCCTTCGCAGATCGCGCGCTCTTCTTTGGCGACCCGGACTTCGTGGACGTTCCCGTGGCCGCGCTGACCTCGAAGGACTACGCCGCCAAGCAGCGCGCGACGATCGTCGCCGACAAGGCCACGCCCTCGAGCGCGTTCGCCGCCGGTCGCAAGCCGCCCGTGGAGGGGCCGCACACCACGCACTTCACCGTCGTCGACGCGAAGGGCAACGTGGTCTCGAACACGTTCACGTTGAACATGGGCTTCGGCTCGGGCGTGACGGTGGCAGGCGCGGGCTTCCTGCTCAATGACGAGATGGACGACTTCACCAGCAAGCCCGGCGTGCCCAACGGCTTCGGGCTGATTCAAGGCGAGGCCAACGCCATCGCCCCGGGCAAGCGGCCGCTCTCGAGCATGACGCCCACCGTGCTCTTGAAAGACGGCAAGCCGTACCTCGTGCTCGGCTCGCCCGGCGGCCCGACCATCATCAACACGGTGCTCCAGGTCATCCTCGGCGTGGTCGACTTCCACCGCGACGTGGAGGCCGCCGTGGCCGCGCCGCGCCTGCACCAGCAGTGGATGCCGGACGTCGTCTTCGACGAGATCGACGGTCTCGCGCCCGACACCGAGCGCGCGCTCACCAGCATGGGCTACGTGGTGAAGCAGAGCCCTTGGGGCGTGATGGGCGACTGCGAGGCGGTGATGATCGAGCCGGGCACGGGCATGCGGCTCGGCGCCAGCGATCCGCGAGGAAGCGACGCGCGCGCCGTCGGGTACTAG
- the mutS gene encoding DNA mismatch repair protein MutS: MTTEVAPQIASATPMMRQYLEVKARYPDAILFFRLGDFYEMFFDDATRAAEILQITLTARSKGDDRVPMCGVPYHAAKGYIAKLVERGLKVAICDQVSEAGGPGIVQREVTRVVTPGMALDEDLTEPRENRFLAAVALDDERAGLALLDASTGEFRAGSVPRAQLLEELARVAPRELVVARDEVEPLRALVQVLPQAPALNTLADESFEPSRARGLLTSHFGVASLDGFGLGDDALAVAAAGAAFRYLCDTQKAKPAHVDRIAQLSGRGSLRLDESSRANLEILRTLRDGKRQGSLVGLLDRTATAVGGRMLASWLVQPLYELQEIDARLDAVDELRGQAVRREEVGSLLREVSDLERLTSRLALGQGNARDLAALARSLSVLPQVAERLAGCSASLLRAQLAPLGTLGDLAQLLRGAVADEPPAITREGGMIRRGWNQELDKLLDVMTRGKDVLLALESREKERTGIGSLKVRFNKVFGYYLEVTKPNLHLVPKDWIRKQTTAGGERFVTEELKEHEELVLTAEEKRVALELRIFEELRQHVVSRATKLREAAAAVGVVDALCSFARSAAEHGYCRPVVDDGSLLEIVEGRHPVVERNLGGESFVPNDLRLDGENQQLLVITGPNMAGKSTVMRQAALITLMAQAGSFVPAKRARVGRCDRIFTRVGASDNLAKGQSTFMVEMTETANILHNATARSLVILDEIGRGTSTFDGLSIAWAVAEHLHDTVGARTLFATHYHELTDLAREKARVKNATIAVKEWQGRVIFLRKLIEGGASRSYGIEVAKLAGLPAGVLGRAREILKNLEAGELDAEGRAQLARGRKKQDVNQLGLFAREGPPPASSAIENDLRALAIDGLTPLEALNLLAQWKKKLGP; encoded by the coding sequence GTCGCGCCGCAGATCGCCTCGGCCACGCCGATGATGCGGCAGTACCTCGAGGTGAAGGCGCGCTACCCCGACGCCATCCTCTTCTTCCGGCTCGGCGACTTCTACGAGATGTTCTTCGACGACGCCACGCGCGCCGCGGAGATCCTGCAGATCACGCTGACGGCGCGCTCCAAGGGCGACGACCGCGTGCCCATGTGCGGCGTGCCGTACCACGCGGCCAAGGGCTACATCGCCAAGCTGGTGGAGCGCGGGCTCAAGGTGGCGATCTGCGATCAGGTGTCGGAGGCGGGCGGGCCGGGCATCGTGCAGCGCGAGGTCACCCGCGTGGTCACGCCGGGCATGGCCCTCGACGAGGACCTCACCGAGCCCCGCGAGAATCGCTTCCTGGCTGCCGTGGCCTTGGACGACGAGCGCGCGGGCCTGGCGCTGCTGGATGCGTCGACCGGCGAGTTCCGCGCGGGCAGCGTTCCGCGCGCGCAGCTCCTCGAGGAGCTGGCCCGGGTGGCGCCGCGCGAGCTGGTGGTGGCGCGCGACGAGGTCGAGCCGCTGCGCGCGCTGGTCCAGGTGCTGCCCCAGGCGCCCGCGCTCAACACGCTCGCGGATGAGAGCTTCGAGCCCTCGCGCGCGCGCGGGCTGCTCACCTCCCACTTCGGCGTCGCGTCGCTGGATGGATTTGGGCTCGGTGACGACGCGCTGGCCGTGGCCGCGGCGGGCGCGGCGTTTCGCTACCTCTGCGATACGCAAAAGGCGAAGCCCGCGCACGTGGACCGCATCGCCCAGCTCTCGGGGCGCGGCTCCCTGCGGCTCGACGAGAGCTCGCGCGCCAATCTGGAGATCCTGCGGACGCTTCGCGACGGCAAGCGGCAAGGCTCGCTGGTTGGCCTCCTGGATCGCACGGCGACGGCGGTGGGCGGGCGCATGCTCGCGTCGTGGCTGGTGCAGCCGCTCTACGAGCTCCAGGAGATCGACGCGCGCCTCGACGCCGTCGACGAGCTCCGCGGCCAGGCCGTGCGGCGCGAGGAGGTCGGCAGCCTGCTTCGTGAGGTGAGCGATCTCGAGCGGCTCACGTCGCGGCTGGCGCTGGGGCAGGGAAACGCGCGGGACCTGGCCGCGCTGGCGCGCTCGCTCTCCGTGCTGCCCCAGGTGGCCGAGCGACTCGCCGGCTGCAGCGCGTCGTTGCTGAGAGCGCAGCTCGCGCCGCTGGGCACGCTCGGGGATCTCGCTCAGCTCCTGCGCGGTGCCGTCGCCGACGAGCCCCCGGCCATCACCCGCGAGGGCGGCATGATTCGCCGCGGGTGGAACCAGGAGCTCGACAAGCTCCTGGACGTGATGACCCGCGGCAAGGACGTGCTCCTGGCGCTGGAGTCGCGCGAGAAGGAGCGCACCGGCATCGGCTCACTGAAGGTCCGGTTCAACAAGGTCTTTGGCTACTACCTCGAGGTCACCAAGCCCAACCTGCACCTCGTTCCCAAAGACTGGATCCGCAAGCAGACCACCGCCGGCGGAGAGCGCTTCGTCACGGAGGAGCTGAAGGAGCACGAGGAGCTGGTGCTCACCGCCGAGGAGAAGCGCGTGGCTTTGGAGCTGCGCATCTTCGAGGAGCTGCGGCAGCACGTCGTGTCGCGGGCGACCAAGCTGCGCGAGGCCGCGGCCGCCGTGGGCGTGGTGGACGCGCTCTGCAGCTTCGCGCGCAGCGCCGCCGAGCACGGCTACTGCCGGCCGGTCGTCGACGATGGGAGCTTGCTGGAGATCGTCGAAGGGCGGCACCCGGTGGTGGAGCGCAACCTCGGCGGCGAGTCGTTCGTGCCCAACGACCTGCGGCTCGACGGCGAGAATCAGCAGCTGTTGGTCATCACCGGGCCGAACATGGCGGGCAAGAGCACGGTGATGCGCCAGGCCGCGCTGATCACGTTGATGGCCCAGGCCGGGAGCTTCGTGCCCGCCAAGCGCGCCCGGGTGGGCCGCTGCGATCGGATCTTCACGCGCGTGGGCGCGAGCGACAACCTGGCCAAGGGGCAGTCCACCTTCATGGTGGAGATGACCGAGACCGCCAACATCCTCCACAACGCCACCGCGCGCTCGCTGGTCATCCTCGACGAGATCGGCCGCGGCACCAGCACCTTCGACGGCCTGTCCATCGCCTGGGCCGTGGCCGAGCACCTGCACGACACCGTGGGGGCGCGCACGCTCTTCGCCACGCACTACCACGAGCTCACCGACCTCGCCCGCGAGAAGGCCCGGGTGAAGAACGCCACCATCGCCGTGAAGGAGTGGCAGGGGCGCGTCATCTTCCTGCGCAAGCTCATCGAGGGCGGGGCCAGCCGCAGCTACGGCATCGAGGTGGCCAAGCTCGCCGGGCTGCCCGCGGGCGTGCTCGGGCGCGCGCGGGAGATCCTCAAGAACCTCGAGGCCGGCGAGCTCGACGCCGAGGGCCGGGCGCAGCTCGCCCGCGGCCGCAAGAAGCAGGACGTGAACCAGCTCGGGCTCTTCGCGCGAGAGGGGCCGCCGCCTGCCTCATCGGCCATCGAAAACGATCTGCGCGCCCTCGCCATCGACGGGCTCACCCCGCTCGAGGCGCTGAACCTGCTCGCGCAGTGGAAGAAGAAGCTGGGCCCGTAG
- a CDS encoding TVP38/TMEM64 family protein, which yields MSVRNPRLPSLKLLAPVLASVLGLCTLKLLDPHLVSRQALLHALRPLGPWTPLAYLGLLTIRPVTLLPGQILTALGGVLFGGWKGALYAMLGSWFASSLTFFLGRKFGTRFIRKAVANPDALERAAKENDFLFALVFTLSPVVPTDPILAIAASAGGSYWRTMAGTLLGIIPGTIATAYFGTALSAGHPWVIALTVAGWLVSAVGGVWVGLRVYRTFYGPRRPTPERTEALPAGMRRASQH from the coding sequence ATGTCTGTCCGCAACCCGCGACTGCCGAGCTTGAAGCTCCTCGCACCGGTGCTGGCCTCGGTGCTCGGCCTCTGCACCCTGAAGCTCCTCGATCCGCACCTGGTCTCGCGGCAGGCGCTGCTGCACGCGCTCCGCCCCCTCGGACCGTGGACGCCGCTCGCATACCTGGGGCTCCTCACCATCCGCCCGGTGACGCTCTTGCCGGGGCAGATCCTCACTGCGCTCGGGGGCGTGCTGTTTGGCGGCTGGAAGGGCGCGCTCTACGCCATGCTGGGCAGCTGGTTCGCCTCGTCGCTGACGTTCTTCCTGGGCAGGAAGTTCGGCACCCGCTTCATCCGCAAGGCGGTGGCCAACCCCGACGCGCTCGAGCGCGCCGCGAAGGAGAACGACTTCCTCTTCGCGCTGGTGTTCACCCTCAGCCCGGTGGTGCCCACGGATCCCATCCTGGCCATCGCCGCGAGCGCGGGCGGGAGCTACTGGCGCACCATGGCGGGCACGCTCCTCGGCATCATCCCCGGCACCATCGCCACGGCCTACTTCGGCACGGCGCTCTCCGCGGGGCACCCGTGGGTGATCGCGCTGACCGTGGCCGGCTGGTTGGTGTCGGCGGTGGGCGGCGTCTGGGTGGGGCTGCGCGTGTACCGGACGTTCTACGGCCCGCGCAGGCCGACGCCGGAGCGGACCGAGGCCCTCCCGGCGGGGATGCGGCGCGCGTCGCAGCACTGA